From the Homo sapiens chromosome 1, GRCh38.p14 Primary Assembly genome, one window contains:
- the FCMR gene encoding immunoglobulin mu Fc receptor isoform c precursor (isoform c precursor is encoded by transcript variant 4), with product MDFWLWPLYFLPVSGALRILPEVKVEGELGGSVTIKCPLPEMHVRIYLCREMAGSGTCGTVVSTTNFIKAEYKGRVTLKQYPRKNLFLVEVTQLTESDSGVYACGAGMNTDRGKTQKVTLNVHSEYEPSWEEQPMPETPKWFHLPYLFQMPAYASSSKFVTRVTTPAQRGKVPPVHHSSPTTQITHRPRVSRASSVAGDKPRTFLPSTTASKISALEGLLKPQTPSYNHHTRLHRQSPLQAGPPTGREDARPGELPEAPRVAATALPKQHLQRLPAARSWSGRCRHRGGPRSRPRSAVAPRPAAGV from the exons TATCGGGGGCCCTGAGGATCCTCCCAGAAGTAAAGGTAGAGGGGGAGCTGGGCGGATCAGTTACCATCAAGTGCCCACTTCCTGAAATGCATGTGAGGATATATCTGTGCCGGGAGATGGCTGGATCTGGAACATGTGGTACCGTGGTATCCACCACCAACTTCATCAAGGCAGAATACAAGGGCCGAGTTACTCTGAAGCAATACCCACGCAAGAATCTGTTCCTAGTGGAGGTAACACAGCTGACAGAAAGTGACAGCGGAGTCTATGCCTGCGGAGCGGGCATGAACACAGACCGGGGAAAGACCCAGAAAGTCACCCTGAATGTCCACAGTG AATACGAGCCATCATGGGAAGAGCAGCCAATGCCTGAGACTCCAAAATGGTTTCATCTGCCCTATTTGTTCCAGATGCCTGCATATGCCAGTTCTTCCAAATTCGTAACCAGAG TTACCACACCAGCTCAAAGGGGCAAGGTCCCTCCAGTTCACCactcctcccccaccacccaaATCACCCACCGCCCTCGAGTGTCCAGAGCATCTTCAGTAGCAGGTGACAAGCCCCGAACCTTCCTGCCATCCACTACAGCCTCAAAAATCTCAGCTCTGGAGGGGCTGCTCAAGCCCCAGACGCCCAGCTacaaccaccacaccaggctgcaCAGGCAGAG CCCTCTCCAGGCGGGCCCGCCGACTGGCCGTGAGGATGCGCGCCCTGGAGAGCTCCCAGAGGCCCCGCGGGTCGCCGCGACCGCGCTCCCAAAACAACATCTACAGCGCCTGCCCGCGGCGCGCTCGTGGAGCGGACGCTGCAG GCACAGGGGAGGCCCCCGTTCCCGGCCCCGGAGCGCCGTTGCCCCCCGCCCCGCTGCAG
- the FCMR gene encoding immunoglobulin mu Fc receptor isoform g precursor (isoform g precursor is encoded by transcript variant 11) encodes MDFWLWPLYFLPVSGALRILPEVKVEGELGGSVTIKCPLPEMHVRIYLCREMAGSGTCGTVVSTTNFIKAEYKGRVTLKQYPRKNLFLVEVTQLTESDSGVYACGAGMNTDRGKTQKVTLNVHSEYEPSWEEQPMPETPKWFHLPYLFQMPAYASSSKFVTRVTTPAQRGKVPPVHHSSPTTQITHRPRVSRASSVAGDKPRTFLPSTTASKISALEGLLKPQTPSYNHHTRLHRQRALDYGSQSGREGQGFHILIPTILGLFLLALLGLVVKRAVERRKALSRRARRLAVRMRALESSQRPRGSPRPRSQNNIYSACPRRARGADAAGV; translated from the exons TATCGGGGGCCCTGAGGATCCTCCCAGAAGTAAAGGTAGAGGGGGAGCTGGGCGGATCAGTTACCATCAAGTGCCCACTTCCTGAAATGCATGTGAGGATATATCTGTGCCGGGAGATGGCTGGATCTGGAACATGTGGTACCGTGGTATCCACCACCAACTTCATCAAGGCAGAATACAAGGGCCGAGTTACTCTGAAGCAATACCCACGCAAGAATCTGTTCCTAGTGGAGGTAACACAGCTGACAGAAAGTGACAGCGGAGTCTATGCCTGCGGAGCGGGCATGAACACAGACCGGGGAAAGACCCAGAAAGTCACCCTGAATGTCCACAGTG AATACGAGCCATCATGGGAAGAGCAGCCAATGCCTGAGACTCCAAAATGGTTTCATCTGCCCTATTTGTTCCAGATGCCTGCATATGCCAGTTCTTCCAAATTCGTAACCAGAG TTACCACACCAGCTCAAAGGGGCAAGGTCCCTCCAGTTCACCactcctcccccaccacccaaATCACCCACCGCCCTCGAGTGTCCAGAGCATCTTCAGTAGCAGGTGACAAGCCCCGAACCTTCCTGCCATCCACTACAGCCTCAAAAATCTCAGCTCTGGAGGGGCTGCTCAAGCCCCAGACGCCCAGCTacaaccaccacaccaggctgcaCAGGCAGAG agCACTGGACTATGGCTCACAGTCTGGGAGGGAAGGCCAAGGATTTCACATCCTGATCCCGACCATCCTGGGCCTTTTCCTGCTGGCACTTCTGGGGCTGGTGGTGAAAAGGGCCGTTGAAAGGAGGAAAG CCCTCTCCAGGCGGGCCCGCCGACTGGCCGTGAGGATGCGCGCCCTGGAGAGCTCCCAGAGGCCCCGCGGGTCGCCGCGACCGCGCTCCCAAAACAACATCTACAGCGCCTGCCCGCGGCGCGCTCGTGGAGCGGACGCTGCAG
- the FCMR gene encoding immunoglobulin mu Fc receptor isoform X2, whose translation MDFWLWPLYFLPVSGALRILPEVKVEGELGGSVTIKCPLPEMHVRIYLCREMAGSGTCGTVVSTTNFIKAEYKGRVTLKQYPRKNLFLVEVTQLTESDSGVYACGAGMNTDRGKTQKVTLNVHSEYEPSWEEQPMPETPKWFHLPYLFQMPAYASSSKFVTRVTTPAQRGKVPPVHHSSPTTQITHRPRVSRASSVAGDKPRTFLPSTTASKISALEGLLKPQTPSYNHHTRLHRQRALDYGSQSGREGQGFHILIPTILGLFLLALLGLVVKRAVERRKGGPADWP comes from the exons TATCGGGGGCCCTGAGGATCCTCCCAGAAGTAAAGGTAGAGGGGGAGCTGGGCGGATCAGTTACCATCAAGTGCCCACTTCCTGAAATGCATGTGAGGATATATCTGTGCCGGGAGATGGCTGGATCTGGAACATGTGGTACCGTGGTATCCACCACCAACTTCATCAAGGCAGAATACAAGGGCCGAGTTACTCTGAAGCAATACCCACGCAAGAATCTGTTCCTAGTGGAGGTAACACAGCTGACAGAAAGTGACAGCGGAGTCTATGCCTGCGGAGCGGGCATGAACACAGACCGGGGAAAGACCCAGAAAGTCACCCTGAATGTCCACAGTG AATACGAGCCATCATGGGAAGAGCAGCCAATGCCTGAGACTCCAAAATGGTTTCATCTGCCCTATTTGTTCCAGATGCCTGCATATGCCAGTTCTTCCAAATTCGTAACCAGAG TTACCACACCAGCTCAAAGGGGCAAGGTCCCTCCAGTTCACCactcctcccccaccacccaaATCACCCACCGCCCTCGAGTGTCCAGAGCATCTTCAGTAGCAGGTGACAAGCCCCGAACCTTCCTGCCATCCACTACAGCCTCAAAAATCTCAGCTCTGGAGGGGCTGCTCAAGCCCCAGACGCCCAGCTacaaccaccacaccaggctgcaCAGGCAGAG agCACTGGACTATGGCTCACAGTCTGGGAGGGAAGGCCAAGGATTTCACATCCTGATCCCGACCATCCTGGGCCTTTTCCTGCTGGCACTTCTGGGGCTGGTGGTGAAAAGGGCCGTTGAAAGGAGGAAAG GCGGGCCCGCCGACTGGCCGTGA
- the FCMR gene encoding immunoglobulin mu Fc receptor isoform n precursor (isoform n precursor is encoded by transcript variant 18), producing MDFWLWPLYFLPVSGALRILPEVKVEGELGGSVTIKCPLPEMHVRIYLCREMAGSGTCGTVVSTTNFIKAEYKGRVTLKQYPRKNLFLVEVTQLTESDSGVYACGAGMNTDRGKTQKVTLNVHSEYEPSWEEQPMPETPKWFHLPYLFQMPAYASSSKFVTRALSRRARRLAVRMRALESSQRPRGSPRPRSQNNIYSACPRRARGADAAGV from the exons TATCGGGGGCCCTGAGGATCCTCCCAGAAGTAAAGGTAGAGGGGGAGCTGGGCGGATCAGTTACCATCAAGTGCCCACTTCCTGAAATGCATGTGAGGATATATCTGTGCCGGGAGATGGCTGGATCTGGAACATGTGGTACCGTGGTATCCACCACCAACTTCATCAAGGCAGAATACAAGGGCCGAGTTACTCTGAAGCAATACCCACGCAAGAATCTGTTCCTAGTGGAGGTAACACAGCTGACAGAAAGTGACAGCGGAGTCTATGCCTGCGGAGCGGGCATGAACACAGACCGGGGAAAGACCCAGAAAGTCACCCTGAATGTCCACAGTG AATACGAGCCATCATGGGAAGAGCAGCCAATGCCTGAGACTCCAAAATGGTTTCATCTGCCCTATTTGTTCCAGATGCCTGCATATGCCAGTTCTTCCAAATTCGTAACCAGAG CCCTCTCCAGGCGGGCCCGCCGACTGGCCGTGAGGATGCGCGCCCTGGAGAGCTCCCAGAGGCCCCGCGGGTCGCCGCGACCGCGCTCCCAAAACAACATCTACAGCGCCTGCCCGCGGCGCGCTCGTGGAGCGGACGCTGCAG
- the FCMR gene encoding immunoglobulin mu Fc receptor isoform m (isoform m is encoded by transcript variant 17), producing MDFWLWPLYFLPEYEPSWEEQPMPETPKWFHLPYLFQMPAYASSSKFVTRVTTPAQRGKVPPVHHSSPTTQITHRPRVSRASSVAGDKPRTFLPSTTASKISALEGLLKPQTPSYNHHTRLHRQRALDYGSQSGREGQGFHILIPTILGLFLLALLGLVVKRAVERRKALSRRARRLAVRMRALESSQRPRGSPRPRSQNNIYSACPRRARGADAAGV from the exons AATACGAGCCATCATGGGAAGAGCAGCCAATGCCTGAGACTCCAAAATGGTTTCATCTGCCCTATTTGTTCCAGATGCCTGCATATGCCAGTTCTTCCAAATTCGTAACCAGAG TTACCACACCAGCTCAAAGGGGCAAGGTCCCTCCAGTTCACCactcctcccccaccacccaaATCACCCACCGCCCTCGAGTGTCCAGAGCATCTTCAGTAGCAGGTGACAAGCCCCGAACCTTCCTGCCATCCACTACAGCCTCAAAAATCTCAGCTCTGGAGGGGCTGCTCAAGCCCCAGACGCCCAGCTacaaccaccacaccaggctgcaCAGGCAGAG agCACTGGACTATGGCTCACAGTCTGGGAGGGAAGGCCAAGGATTTCACATCCTGATCCCGACCATCCTGGGCCTTTTCCTGCTGGCACTTCTGGGGCTGGTGGTGAAAAGGGCCGTTGAAAGGAGGAAAG CCCTCTCCAGGCGGGCCCGCCGACTGGCCGTGAGGATGCGCGCCCTGGAGAGCTCCCAGAGGCCCCGCGGGTCGCCGCGACCGCGCTCCCAAAACAACATCTACAGCGCCTGCCCGCGGCGCGCTCGTGGAGCGGACGCTGCAG